A single region of the Pirellulales bacterium genome encodes:
- a CDS encoding sigma-54-dependent Fis family transcriptional regulator: MATILVVDDDRSVVHLIENAFRGQAEIEVVAASSAQQGVEQQKRTPADVVLLDVMLPDMSGLDVYQQIRAIDGKLPVIFITVDDTSATAIEAMKRGAFDYLVKPLDLAMVRELVGKALEMRRLMHVPVNLQAQGEIKADGEALVGRTPQMLEVYKAVGRVAPQHVTVLIRGESGTGKELVARAIYHYSQRAKGPFLAVNCAALTETLLESELFGHEKGSFTGATSQRIGKFEQCNGGTIFLDEVGDMSPVMQSKVLRVLQEQRFERVGGTSTIQTDLRIIAATNRNLDQMVAKGEFREDLFYRLNGFTIRLPALRERKDDVLALLEWFLARFRNELRKDVHGISPEALEMLIQYSWPGNVRQLQSVLKQAMVQATGPVLIAEFFPPELHTAEANKSLAADDVEGRLPLEKLVEERLRAGSREIYAEALEAMERTLLTMVLSQTAGNQSRAAEALGITRGSLRNKIRSLGITIGRTIHLDEEKEETEAVAVS; the protein is encoded by the coding sequence ATGGCCACCATCCTGGTCGTCGATGATGACCGCTCCGTCGTCCATTTGATCGAGAACGCCTTTCGCGGTCAGGCTGAAATTGAAGTTGTAGCGGCCAGTTCGGCCCAACAGGGAGTCGAGCAACAGAAGCGAACACCGGCGGACGTGGTGCTGCTCGATGTCATGTTGCCCGATATGTCGGGTCTTGATGTTTACCAACAAATCCGAGCCATCGACGGCAAATTGCCGGTGATTTTTATCACCGTCGACGACACCAGCGCAACCGCCATCGAGGCGATGAAACGTGGAGCGTTCGACTATTTGGTGAAGCCGCTCGACTTGGCGATGGTGCGAGAATTGGTTGGCAAAGCGCTGGAAATGCGCCGCTTGATGCATGTGCCGGTGAACTTGCAAGCGCAAGGAGAAATCAAGGCGGACGGCGAAGCGCTGGTCGGCCGAACGCCGCAGATGCTCGAAGTCTATAAAGCGGTCGGTCGAGTGGCGCCGCAACACGTGACTGTACTCATCCGCGGCGAGAGCGGCACCGGCAAGGAGCTAGTTGCGCGGGCGATCTACCACTATAGCCAGCGGGCAAAAGGTCCGTTTCTGGCCGTCAACTGTGCGGCACTGACGGAAACGCTGTTGGAAAGCGAGCTATTTGGGCACGAAAAAGGTTCATTTACCGGAGCGACGAGCCAGCGCATCGGTAAATTCGAGCAATGCAACGGTGGAACGATTTTTCTCGATGAAGTCGGGGATATGTCGCCCGTGATGCAAAGCAAAGTATTGCGCGTGCTGCAAGAGCAGCGATTCGAGCGCGTCGGCGGCACGAGCACAATTCAGACTGACTTGCGAATCATTGCCGCGACGAATCGCAATCTCGATCAAATGGTCGCCAAGGGCGAATTTCGCGAGGATTTGTTTTACCGACTCAACGGCTTTACGATTCGGCTGCCGGCGCTGCGCGAGCGGAAAGACGACGTGTTAGCGCTGCTGGAATGGTTCCTTGCTCGATTCCGCAACGAGCTTCGCAAAGACGTTCACGGTATTTCTCCCGAAGCGCTGGAAATGCTGATTCAATACTCTTGGCCGGGTAATGTGCGGCAATTGCAAAGCGTGCTGAAGCAAGCGATGGTGCAAGCGACCGGACCGGTTTTGATCGCCGAATTCTTCCCCCCCGAACTGCACACCGCGGAAGCAAACAAGTCGCTGGCGGCCGACGATGTCGAAGGCCGGCTGCCGTTGGAAAAACTAGTGGAAGAGCGGCTTCGCGCCGGATCTCGTGAGATCTATGCTGAGGCACTGGAGGCCATGGAACGTACACTTTTGACCATGGTGCTCAGTCAAACGGCCGGTAATCAATCGCGTGCGGCCGAAGCGCTAGGTATTACGCGCGGTAGCTTGCGCAACAAAATTCGCTCGCTAGGCATTACGATCGGCCGAACGATTCATCTCGACGAAGAAAAGGAGGAAACTGAGGCGGTAGCCGTCTCTTGA